In the genome of Drosophila subpulchrella strain 33 F10 #4 breed RU33 chromosome 2L, RU_Dsub_v1.1 Primary Assembly, whole genome shotgun sequence, one region contains:
- the LOC119547093 gene encoding trypsin delta-like, with product MFIQWIFLISSVILVSSGRISERIVGGYPVPISSAPWQASIQEYGIHQCGAAIYSDQILITAAHCIPQHPYGSTVRVGATNRNFGGQVAEIANIIVHEGYHEINEIPFNDIAVIRLSSRLRMDDTVRSIPLADSTPPIGSPASVSGWGRVGYKQPQSDILLETAVSIADWHSCRNSYRQVVDITKDMICAAGPGRDACTHDSGGPLVSDGKLVGIVSFGKGCAFPGYPGVYVNVAEYKPWILSAIQRI from the coding sequence ATGTTCATCCAGTGGATTTTTCTGATCTCAAGTGTCATCCTGGTGTCTTCCGGAAGGATCTCCGAGAGAATTGTGGGAGGTTACCCAGTGCCCATTTCCTCAGCACCTTGGCAGGCCTCTATCCAGGAATATGGCATACATCAGTGCGGTGCTGCGATCTATAGTGACCAGATCCTTATAACAGCGGCACACTGCATTCCCCAACATCCTTACGGCTCTACGGTGAGAGTTGGCGCTACGAATAGGAACTTTGGAGGCCAGGTGGCTGAAATAGCAAACATCATCGTGCACGAAGGCTATCATGAAATAAACGAGATACCTTTCAACGATATTGCCGTGATTCGACTGAGTTCCAGGCTCAGGATGGATGATACAGTACGTTCCATTCCTCTGGCAGATAGTACGCCCCCAATTGGATCTCCCGCCTCGGTTTCTGGATGGGGACGTGTTGGATATAAGCAACCACAATCCGACATTTTACTAGAGACCGCGGTGTCCATTGCGGATTGGCATTCCTGCCGGAATTCCTACCGTCAGGTGGTTGATATTACCAAGGATATGATCTGTGCCGCTGGTCCTGGAAGAGACGCGTGCACACATGATTCTGGTGGTCCTTTGGTATCCGATGGTAAACTTGTTGGCATAGTAAGCTTTGGTAAGGGTTGTGCCTTTCCTGGTTACCCTGGCGTCTATGTTAATGTGGCTGAATATAAGCCCTGGATCCTAAGTGCTATTCAAAGAATTTAA
- the LOC119548331 gene encoding phospholipase A1 VesT1.02-like gives MMSQLGRISIIGAVLLAFVAVVLASSSEKTELDPNASCNYTLVKKKTLGVDPSFWKKFFKHLIPFTSSRGKMEFILFKRDFADCGKELFIGDVENLKNSGFNARHQTRIVIHGWMSQSKGSHIRRVKNAYLSLTHPGINGEPARYEDFNVIVCDWSKTSTNINYYEVAKTVEDMGALLADLVRYLHQEADMHYDDVYVIGHSLGAQIAGSAGKQIMPHRFNTIYALDPAGPQFREKSDEYRIDASDASYVESIQTSVSFGFEQPVGHATFYPNYGKNQKKCYVYGCSHKRSHDYFVETLTSPAGFWGPRCERHDDGTWVLLMSDGEFRMGGEPSIPKNGTFYVKTYSKPPYAMGHRWQTEPPPREDEVENSTEE, from the exons ATGATGTCGCAGCTGGGACGGATTAGCATTATTGGTGCGGTGCTTTTGGCATTTGTGGCCGTCGTACTTG CCAGTAGCTCAGAAAAAACCGAACTTGACCCCAATGCCAGCTGCAATTACACCCTGGTCAAGAAGAAGACTTTGGGAGTGGATCCCTCATTTTGGAAGAAGTTCTTCAAGCATTTGATACCGTTCACTAGTTCGAGGGGTAAAATGGAATTCATACTCTTCAAGCGGGATTTTGCGGACTGCGGAAAAGAATTGTTCATTGGCGATGTGGAAAACCTTAAGAACTCGGGCTTCAATGCACGTCACCAAACGAG AATTGTTATTCACGGCTGGATGAGTCAGAGCAAGGGTTCTCATATAAGAAGGGTTAAAAATGCATATCTAAGTCTGACCCATCCGGGAATCAATGGAGAACCCGCTCGGTACGAGGACTTCAATGTGATCGTATGCGACTGGAGCAAGACATCTACGAATATAAACTATTACGAGGTGGCCAAGACGGTGGAGGATATGGGTGCTCTGCTGGCGGATCTGGTGCGATATCTCCATCAGGAGGCAGATATGCATTACGACGATGTCTACGTGATTGGACACTCGTTGGGAGCTCAAATAGCTGGAAGTGCTGGCAAGCAGATCATGCCACATCGGTTTAACACTATATATGCACTGGATCCGGCGGGTCCTCAGTTCCGAGAGAAGAGCGATGAATACCGAATCGATGCTAGTGATGCTTCCTATGTGGAGTCCATTCAAACCAGCGTTAGTTTTGGTTTTGAACAGCCCGTGGGACACGCCACCTTCTATCCCAACTATggaaaaaatcaaaagaagTGCTATGTGTATGGCTGTTCGCATAAGAGATCCCATGATTATTTCGTTGAGACCCTGACGAGTCCAGCGGGATTTTGGGGACCCCGCTGTGAGCGACATGATGATGGCACCTGGGTTCTCCTGATGAGCGATGGAGAATTCCGTATGGGTGGGGAGCCCTCGATTCCGAAGAATGGAACCTTCTATGTGAAAACATATTCAAAACCACCCTATGCCATGGGTCACAGGTGGCAAACGGAGCCACCTCCACGGGAGGATGAGGTTGAGAATTCCACAGAAGAGTAG
- the LOC119546900 gene encoding trypsin delta-like encodes MFIQWVFLISSVTLISSKGLPERIVGGKAVSILSVPWQASLQKFGDHSCGAAIYSEDIIITAAHCVKNTNVGIYSVRVGSSYTYFGGQVVRVSRILAHEGNAKSMSYDIALIRLQSKLTMNSRVRPIPLASSSPKRRSPATVSGWGAVGFNKAMSTALREVDVDIVDRNQCLRSYGRVITRDMICAAAPGKDACSGDSGGPLVSDGKLVGIVSFGTDCAHPNYPGVYANVAELKPWILSSVKRL; translated from the coding sequence ATGTTCATCCAGTGGGTTTTTCTAATCTCCAGCGTTACCCTGATTTCCTCCAAAGGTCTTCCGGAACGAATCGTTGGAGGCAAAGCGGTATCGATCCTATCGGTTCCCTGGCAGGCTTCCCTCCAAAAGTTTGGAGATCATAGCTGCGGTGCTGCCATCTACAGTGAAGATATCATCATAACGGCAGCCCACTGTGTCAAAAACACTAATGTTGGCATCTATTCCGTAAGAGTTGGTTCATCGTACACCTATTTCGGAGGTCAGGTGGTGAGGGTATCAAGGATACTGGCGCACGAAGGTAACGCCAAAAGTATGTCCTACGACATAGCCTTGATTAGACTTCAGTCCAAACTTACGATGAATAGCAGAGTTCGCCCCATTCCTTTGGCCAGTAGTTCCCCCAAAAGAAGATCTCCTGCCACGGTTTCAGGATGGGGAGCTGTTGGATTTAATAAGGCAATGTCAACTGCCTTACGCGAAGTTGATGTGGATATTGTGGATCGGAATCAGTGTCTAAGATCCTATGGACGAGTAATCACCCGGGACATGATCTGCGCAGCCGCCCCGGGAAAAGATGCCTGCTCCGGGGACTCGGGAGGTCCTTTGGTGTCCGATGGAAAACTTGTTGGCATTGTCTCCTTCGGAACGGATTGCGCTCATCCAAATTACCCCGGAGTCTATGCCAATGTGGCCGAGCTCAAGCCTTGGATCTTGAGTTCTGTTAAAAGACTATAA
- the LOC119547407 gene encoding trypsin alpha-like, which produces SKVSSKLVEMFFSCFLLLFALKIEQAPWQVSLQTQGHHICGGSIYSKDIATTAAHCFFTKDGRQLPAEDFIVRAGSAIKNSGGALVKVAAIRTHEMFEITNFNYDIAVMRLSEALELTHKVQTIPLAEKNPARGTPAFSSGWGYSLWFNHVKGSVELISPVNLQGVQLEINSSDNDGMILKIPKDVISAGSFGQTACRGDSGGPLVVNQQLVGVVASGPQWCDGDADFTSVPYFREWILNTIESI; this is translated from the coding sequence TCAAAAGTCTCTTCCAAACTAGTCGAGATGTTCTTCAGCTGCTTTCTACTGCTATTCGCACTTAAAATCGAACAGGCTCCCTGGCAGGTTTCCTTACAGACTCAAGGACATCATATTTGTGGAGGTTCCATTTACAGCAAAGATATTGCTACCACTGCTGCACACTGCTTTTTTACTAAAGATGGACGACAACTTCCGGCCGAAGACTTTATAGTTCGCGCAGGTTCTGCAATAAAGAACTCCGGGGGAGCCCTTGTCAAAGTGGCAGCCATTCGAACCCATGAAATGTTCGAAATTACTAACTTTAATTACGATATTGCCGTGATGCGATTAAGTGAAGCTCTAGAGTTAACTCACAAAGTACAGACGATTCCTTTGGCCGAGAAGAATCCTGCTCGTGGAACGCCCGCATTCTCTTCTGGCTGGGGATATTCACTATGGTTTAATCATGTGAAAGGTTCTGTCGAGCTTATTTCTCCAGTAAATCTTCAAGGCGTACAACTCGAGATCAATTCGTCGGACAACGATGGAATGATATTGAAAATACCTAAGGATGTGATTTCTGCCGGGTCTTTTGGACAAACTGCTTGTAGGGGCGACTCAGGTGGACCTCTGGTTGTTAACCAACAACTTGTGGGTGTCGTCGCATCAGGTCCACAATGGTGCGATGGTGATGCAGATTTCACCAGTGTCCCTTACTTCCGAGAATGGATATTAAATACCATTGAATCTATTTAA
- the LOC119546388 gene encoding phospholipase A1 VesT1.02-like yields the protein MVTQQRRISIIIVVVLLALLIILLACNLGKTQHDNCNYNLVKKKTFGVDLSFWKKFFKHLIPFTSSSVTMQFILFKRDFADCGKELFTGDVVNLNNSGFNARHQTRIVIHGWMSQSSSDHVRKLKNAYLSLTNPGINGEPARYEDFNVIVCDWSRISSNINYYKVVKSVEDMGALLADLVRYLHQEADMHYDDVYVIGHSLGAQIAGSAGKQIMPHRFNTIYALDPAGPQFREKSDEYRIDASDASYVESIQTSDSFGFEQPVGHATFYPNYGKSQKKCYMYGCSHKRSHDYFIETLTSPAGFWGSRCKRYENGTWVLLMSDEEFRMGGEPSIPKNGTFYVKTYSEPPYAMGHRWQTEPPPREEKENITTGGINTVF from the exons ATGGTCACGCAGCAGCGGCGGATTAgcattattattgttgtggtGCTTTTGGCACTTTTAATCATTTTACTTG CATGCAACCTAGGAAAAACCCAACATGACAACTGCAATTACAACCTGGTCAAGAAGAAGACTTTTGGAGTGGATCTCTCTTTTTGGAAGAAGTTCTTCAAGCATTTGATACCGTTTACTAGTTCGAGTGTCACAATGCAATTCATACTCTTCAAGCGGGATTTCGCGGACTGCGGAAAAGAATTGTTCACAGGCGATGTAGTAAACCTGAATAACTCAGGCTTCAATGCACGTCACCAAACGAG AATTGTTATTCACGGCTGGATGAGCCAGAGCAGCTCTGACCATGTAAGAAAGCTAAAGAACGCTTATTTGAGCCTAACCAATCCGGGTATCAATGGAGAACCAGCTCGATACGAAGACTTCAATGTGATTGTCTGCGACTGGAGCAGGATTTCCTCGAATATTAACTATTACAAGGTGGTCAAGTCGGTAGAGGATATGGGTGCCCTGCTGGCTGATCTGGTGCGATATCTCCATCAGGAGGCAGACATGCATTATGACGATGTCTACGTGATTGGACACTCGCTGGGAGCTCAAATTGCTGGAAGTGCTGGCAAGCAGATCATGCCACATCGCTTTAACACCATATATGCCCTGGATCCGGCGGGTCCTCAGTTCCGAGAGAAGAGCGATGAATATCGCATAGATGCCAGTGATGCTTCCTATGTGGAGTCCATTCAAACCAGCGATAGTTTTGGTTTTGAACAGCCCGTGGGACACGCCACATTCTATCCCAACTATGGAAAAAGTCAAAAGAAGTGCTATATGTATGGCTGTTCGCATAAGAGATCTCATGATTATTTCATTGAGACCCTGACGAGTCCGGCGGGATTTTGGGGATCTCGCTGTAAGCGTTATGAAAATGGCACCTGGGTTCTCCTAATGAGCGATGAAGAATTCCGTATGGGTGGCGAACCCTCGATTCCGAAGAATGGAACCTTCTATGTGAAAACATACTCAGAGCCACCTTATGCCATGGGTCACAGGTGGCAAACGGAGCCACCTCCACGGGAGGAGAAAGAAAACATAACCACAGGGGGAATTAATACAGtgttttaa
- the LOC119548332 gene encoding dentin matrix acidic phosphoprotein 1-like, whose protein sequence is MFRAQTFGFYLVVFLVLVAARPKFRLKSAKNQIEVLSEGDSTGKDLSSLSWLYTKESSEASVTTEESTSEEPSEEGNSESSKESNEESLGESFEESTEESYEDSYEDLILEEEFEEDSREEPYVESDEESNEESNEESNEESHGESHDWSYVAYTAWPHKNSHKQ, encoded by the exons ATGTTTCGAGCTCAAACTTTTGGCTTTTACTTGGTGGTTTTCTTGGTCTTGGTTGCTGCCAGGCCTAAATTCAGATTGAAAAGCGCTAAGAATCAGATTGAAGTCCTGAGTGAAGGAGATTCTACTGGAAAAGATTTGTCTTCTCTATCATGGTTATACACAAAA GAATCTAGCGAAGCATCCGTTACCACTGAAGAATCCACCTCTGAAGAACCAAGTGAAGAAGGGAACTCGGAGTCCAGTAAGGAATCAAATGAGGAATCACTTGGGGAGTCATTTGAGGAGTCAACTGAGGAGTCTTATGAGGATTCCTATGAGGATCTTATTTTAGAGGAGGAGTTCGAAGAGGATTCCAGGGAGGAGCCCTATGTGGAGTCAGATGAGGAGTCAAATGAGGAGTCAAATGAGGAGTCAAATGAGGAGTCACATGGGGAGAGTCATGATTGGTCTTATGTGGCATATACTGCATGGCCTCATAAGAATTCTCATAAGCAGTAA
- the LOC119547966 gene encoding trypsin beta-like — translation MFIQWILLILSGTLISSKWISNRILGGQTVPIESFPWQASLQKFGVHWCGAVIYSEKIVLSAAHCTEHGSPSIFSVRVGSSNCEFGGQVVKVSQILEHEDYDQDDDISNDIAVIQLKSTLKMGVGVKPIPLADFSPSPGSSASVSGWGDNGVDEGSSENLLETTVIIEDWNNCLSSWNGEITKDMICAIAPGRDSCSGDSGGPLVSGGKLVGIVSFGAESDDPESPGVYANVAELKPWILNAVQRL, via the coding sequence ATGTTTATCCAGTGGATTTTACTGATCTTAAGTGGCACCCTGATCTCTTCAAAATGGATTTCCAATCGCATCCTGGGAGGCCAAACAGTGCCAATTGAATCGTTTCCCTGGCAGGCTTCTCTTCAAAAGTTTGGAGTTCATTGGTGCGGTGCTGTaatatacagtgagaaaatcGTTTTATCAGCAGCTCACTGTACTGAACATGGTTCGCCTTCTATTTTCTCTGTGAGAGTCGGTTCATCTAATTGCGAGTTCGGTGGTCAAGTGGTGAAGGTATCACAAATACTGGAACATGAGGACTATGATCAGGACGATGATATATCCAATGATATAGCAGTGATCCAGCTCAAATCCACTCTCAAAATGGGGGTCGGTGTCAAACCTATTCCACTTGCGGACTTTTCTCCAAGCCCTGGATCTTCAGCTTCGGTTTCTGGATGGGGAGATAATGGAGTTGATGAGGGGTCATCTGAGAACCTACTGGAGACCACAGTGATCATAGAGGATTGGAATAACTGTCTGAGTTCCTGGAATGGAGAAATCACCAAGGACATGATTTGTGCTATTGCTCCGGGAAGAGATTCCTGCTCAGGGGACTCTGGAGGTCCTTTGGTGTCCGGTGGCAAACTAGTTGGCATAGTCTCCTTTGGAGCGGAATCTGATGATCCAGAGTCTCCCGGAGTTTACGCAAATGTCGCCGAGCTCAAGCCTTGGATCTTAAATGCTGTTCAACGTCTGTAA
- the LOC119546389 gene encoding trypsin alpha-3-like has protein sequence MLTQWIFLVPSFILISAESIPERIFEGHLVPISEIPWQASLHRNGKHTCDAVIYNDRIVITAAHCIPTNNNTEITIRVGSSMSNSGGQVVNASKIEIHEGFGQSLSNDIAVIRLQSHLQMGVNVKSIPLANSSPKPESSASVSGWGPVGCQQSESNSLLKAKVNIVDLDSCQKIYGQGITKNLICAAPLEKGFCSGGSGGPLVSNGKLVGIVSFGKGCAHPEYPGIYIDVAQLKSWILKATQKVLCPCSIRV, from the coding sequence ATGTTAACCCAGTGGATTTTCCTGGTCCCCAGCTTTATTCTGATATCTGCCGAATCGATTCCAGAGCGGATTTTTGAAGGTCACTTGGTGCCCATTTCTGAGATTCCCTGGCAGGCTTCCCTTCACAGAAATGGGAAGCATACTTGCGACGCTGTTATCTACAATGATCGGATTGTTATTACGGCAGCTCATTGCATTCCCACAAATAATAATACTGAAATAACTATCCGAGTTGGCTCATCCATGAGTAACTCCGGTGGTCAGGTGGTTAATGCGTCAAAAATCGAAATACACGAGGGATTTGGACAGAGTTTGTCCAACGACATAGCCGTAATCCGACTTCAGTCCCATCTCCAAATGGGTGTCAATGTTAAATCCATCCCACTGGCTAATAGTTCTCCAAAACCTGAATCCTCTGCCTCGGTTTCTGGATGGGGACCTGTGGGATGCCAACAGTCAGAGTCTAACTCTCTGCTGAAGGCCAAAGTGAACATTGTGGATCTGGATAGCTGTCAGAAGATCTATGGCCAAGGTATTACAAAAAACCTAATATGTGCTGCGCCTTTGGAAAAAGGTTTCTGTTCAGGGGGTTCTGGAGGACCTCTGGTATCGAATGGAAAACTTGTTGGCATCGTTTCTTTTGGAAAAGGTTGTGCTCATCCAGAATATCCTGGAATTTATATTGATGTGGCTCAGCTGAAATCCTGGATATTGAAGGCTACTCAAAAGGTTTTATGTCCATGTTCAATAAGAGTATAA